In Aquiflexum balticum DSM 16537, a single genomic region encodes these proteins:
- a CDS encoding GIY-YIG nuclease family protein, whose amino-acid sequence MDFYIYILYSATFDKFYIGHPENPWRRVEEHNSGIHHNLLLISDLGDLQLSLDLQDVNPLYQIPFTYLRSSLVPHPAPCHEHGYSANLYRKAVTSNGS is encoded by the coding sequence ATGGACTTTTATATCTACATTTTATATTCTGCTACTTTTGATAAATTCTATATAGGTCACCCCGAAAATCCTTGGAGAAGAGTTGAAGAGCATAATTCCGGAATTCATCATAATTTACTTCTGATTTCAGACCTTGGAGACTTGCAGCTGTCTTTAGATTTGCAGGATGTCAATCCGCTTTACCAAATACCGTTTACCTACCTAAGAAGTAGTTTAGTCCCACACCCAGCTCCATGCCATGAACACGGTTATTCAGCAAACCTGTACCGGAAAGCGGTAACCAGTAATGGCTCCTAA
- a CDS encoding (2Fe-2S)-binding protein, whose protein sequence is MEKYTITVNGKKQEVTASEDMPLLWVLRDLLSMKGTKFGCGQALCGACTVLVGEEATRSCSLPISAIGNQNITTIEGLSQDGDHPLQKAWVEHIVPQCGYCQTGQIMNAAALLKSNPNPSEAEIESAMAGNLCRCGTYNRIKDAIMTASKS, encoded by the coding sequence ATGGAAAAATACACAATAACCGTCAACGGAAAGAAACAGGAAGTTACAGCCTCTGAAGATATGCCTCTGCTATGGGTACTGAGAGACCTGTTATCCATGAAAGGAACAAAATTCGGTTGCGGACAGGCTTTATGTGGTGCTTGTACAGTTTTGGTCGGTGAGGAAGCCACTCGATCCTGTAGCCTGCCTATCTCTGCTATCGGAAACCAAAATATCACCACCATAGAAGGCCTGTCCCAAGATGGGGATCACCCTTTGCAGAAAGCCTGGGTGGAGCATATTGTTCCCCAATGCGGTTATTGTCAAACAGGTCAAATCATGAATGCCGCTGCGCTGCTCAAAAGCAACCCGAATCCCTCTGAAGCAGAAATTGAAAGCGCTATGGCCGGAAATCTTTGTCGATGCGGTACTTATAACCGGATAAAAGATGCTATCATGACCGCTTCCAAATCTTAA